GGAAGAAACACCTGGATTGGAACCAGGAGCTTGTTCAATTGGTTCAGGTACCCATCTTCTAAGAGGTGGTAACTATCATGCTTCAATCTATACCGAGTCGGAAATGGCTTGAACTCTTTATCActtttctctctgaatttttGAATGAGGGAAACGAAAATTCCACTGCCCTTATCACtcataattatatgtttttaggcttttttttataTGGCCATGATATCATTCATGCCCATTTTACCATCCATGAAGACTAATTTTTTTGGAGATTCATGATTGTTCCTTTCAATAATGTTGTCTCCACGAGTTTAGACCCAAGTTCACTCCATCCTTGGAGCATCTCATTCTGAAGTCTCATAATGATAAACATAGCGGTAAGTGCCTTCGTTTCAACACTTTAACACTGTTTTCTCTCGGGAAATTTAACTCCGTTTGAAGATGAGGGATTCATGGATTTCATACCCGATGAATGTAATCATCTTGAGTTGGTGTTATGCTTGTGACTGAACTAAGTGAGTAATTATAGCTGAAACCTTGTTTTAAAGCATGTATGATTGCTTGAGCATTGGTTATTGATGTTGAACTTTTTAGGTTTACCAGGCAATGTGTAGAACTGAAGTGAAGATCAATCAGTGAAACGGTAATAGGTTAATTCTACATCGAATAACATGACCCCCAATCTTGTATCTTCTTGTTTTGGAAGTGTTGACGAAAGACGTTTGGCATCTCGTTTAGTATATCGTTTATTATTGGTCAACATAAAACCTAAAAAGGTCACTGTTTTCCAAGAATGCGCTTGTATTGGATTGGTATTGGAGCTCTATTAGAAATTTTTCTCATTTCACATGTGGGGGTTGGCCTGCATGCCGTATCGCTCTTGCATTCGATGTGCATGTTTGTTTGCCCTTCATAGGGTGatagcaatatgtatatattagccTCTTTTTTATAGCAATATGTATATGTTAGCCTTTTTGAGCTCTAAATATACTATATGCCATGCTTGAACTGGTGATGAGTTAGCCTTCCATATGTTAAGAGTTTCTGCATTCGATAGATTCAGTTATTGGTTTTGGCAGTTTTCTTTTTAAGTTCTTGTATAGCAATGTGCATGCTTGTAACAGAGATGAATGATAATCTAGGACCCCTTCCAAGGTGTCGGGACCACCACTAAATCCCCCATCCAACCCTTTCGGGAATGCATTTTACAGTGTTGGTTCTGGACTGAGTCGAGGAGGATTAGGTTGGTAGCTAACCATTCTATCAAATATCTTTCTTGTGCATCATTTTAGCTAATGCATTACAATTCTAATATTTTACTTGCTTCATATAGGCAAACACGAGTGTAGCGATTTacaatttctttttcctttaaatCCTAACAATACCAATTTAGCGATTCGGATAGCTCAACAAAATTCTGAGGTAAAACTATTGAAGTAATCTCCCGAGTAGTTGGTCTGCTTCAATTAACAGATAAGCAAGTACTTCTCTGATCCTCAGTATTACTTCCAAGTGATCGATCatgcatgtatgcatgtatgtggatcattttattgttttgttgCATCTTTAGGGGCATTGACAATTACTGAGCCAGTTGGAGGGCAGCACTCCTATAAACCTCCCATTTATGGCATTTGCTACGAACTCATTAGGTCCATCAGGGAAATAAGTTCGAATAGTTGTAATGCTTTAAAAGCTTCAAATTTGATCTTTGCATAAACATCTTCGACTCTCTAGCTCGTGCCAGGCTCAGTCCAGAGGGGCCGGTTTCTCCAAGTAGTGCTGCTGTAAAGGTATCATTGGTTTCATTAGGGGAAGGAGATGCCCCATTGCTTGAGTAATTGCATATGCCGAATATTCTTTCGCCGGATCGTATTACTTCGTAGTTCTGTGGATTTGTTTGTGCATAGGCACCTTCTAATAGCAGGAGATTTATTTATTAACCCCAAATTTAATTTTTCCTTGTCTCAATCCAATCTTTTGTGCttggaaattttgattaattatcttattttaattgtgttttacactttgtttctttgttttgaAATAAACAATGAACCCTAATTTGCTGCATAATTATTTGTTACTTGAATAAGTGAACAAGACTGAAGATAACAAGTTTATGCAAATTGCATTTGTTTGAGTAGCTTAGCAAATATTGAGAAAGGAAATGCTTTGACTGCAATTAATGGTATGCAGATGTGTGTAACTTTCTAGTGTTTgattaatatgtatttttattaaaaatatttaactcaagtacatgattttttattttggttatgggtatttttaaggaaaattttacattaatattctGTCAAGAATATTTAATGATGTTAATTATTTgtactattataaaaatagaaagattaaattaaattacctctcaggattaaattttaaatttgagtaatttgagtatagtaaaaggactaaatcaaaaaaatttaacatcattatatcttaaaaaaatttaaatttaaagattaaattagaaaaattgtcaaaaattaaTATAGATAAAAAGAAATTTCTGAAGTTATCGAGTATTAATGttgctttatatttatttataaattataaattataataataaaattaaatatatgaattcttttaataatttttatatgtttttttataatttattcagaGTTTTCAACTTTCTTCCAACAATCTACCTTGGTCCAAAAGGAAAATATCCAAAAGCAAATGTAAAGCAAAGCATCTGtctttttctcacccaaatttctTCGTAAACAAACAGAAAATATGTTACATAATCCTGGGGTCTACCTTGGGGCCATCTCTGTACCAACAACCATAAACCCTTCAAACAACAGAACCCAAAATCTTCCACGATTGATCAATAATGAACGAGGAGTAAACTTTCCTTTTCATCGCCTTTCCTTTTCAATATTTCATCGTAAACTTCCAttttttttaatcctttttagGAACTTCAACACTGTAAATTCATTTGTTTTCCAGGTCCAACcagcaccaccaccaccaccacaggGACCACCGAAACAACGAGGGTAACCCGGCGGTCCAGTCCAGAAGACTAACGTCCACgccttcttcttcatcatcatcatcaaaaaCAAGCGTCCACGTTACCGCCTTAGACGGTCTAGTCAACGTCAATTCCCTCTTCACCGTAGCTGTTTTCGTCGGCCTTTCTTTGACAACCCCAGGTCAACACAGTCTCGAGAACCGAGCACCATGCGACGCCGGCGTCGATGTTGCGAAAAAGCTCTTGGTCTTCGAAGTCGTCTCTTTCAGCTTCTTCCTTTTCTCGTCGTTGGTGGCGCAAGGACTGAAACTGGCCATCAATTTGTTGAACAGTAAAGACGTCGACGAAGCGTTCAGGGCGCACATTAACCTTAAAGTTTTGAGGTTCGGGATGATGGGCTCCGCTGTCGGGTCCGTCATGGGGTGTTTGTTTTTGATGCTGTCGATGGTGAATGTGATTGAGATACGGTTGGGGATGTTGTCTTGTGGGAGCAAATCTTCGGTTCATGCGGCGGCGGCGCTGGTTGCGCTGGTTTCTTCGGCTCTGTTGGTTTATATTTCCACGGCGGTTTACGCTTTCTTGCATTGAAATAATCGAAAAAATGTGGCCAATATTTAAGGGTTAATTTCACAATAAGTCCTTAAACTATGATTGGGATTTTAAATTGAGattaaactttaaaatgttttagcgaatttcttaaaataacataatcatATGAATGATGTCATTCTATATTAAATATTTGatggaataatatttaaaatatataaatttataggtataggttgaaaaatattttcaaactttttttgaaaaaaaaaattaagtttttgtttcttttcactcaattggaaatttaaactttcaaaatgcattaaGAGGGttgtcaatttttttcaaaagaataaTTAAGCTCTTAATTTTTTCGggtaattgaattgtaaaaatgtaTTAAAGAGGTCTTTCGACCGTTAAAGTTAATTAtctctaatttttttcaattaatgtGACCATGCGCTACAACCATGGCGTGACATGTggcaaaattgataaaaaaaataaaaatcaacaaaagttataaaaattactaaattttatttaaaaattataaaaatcgtaaaaaaaattataaaaaaattgtaaatcttataaaattcataaaattcataaaaatatatataaatatagaaaaagaattataaatttttataaagttagtaagaaaattataaaaatataaaaaaatataaaattagttgTACGGGCCCAAATTTGCCTGGGCCCAACAAgcccaaataataataaacaaacccaatacaaacccaaattctaaaagcccaaaacctaaaGCCAACTTAGAAACGAAACCCTAGAGGATCCCATGTGCGCCGCTCATCCTCGGGCGCCTAACCCGCCCCGTCCCATCACCTGCGCCTCACGAACCTGCAAAGAAGACCAAAATAGCAAAGAGACAGAGGCGAAACAGAAGCAAAACCATACAGAACAGAGGCAGAAACAATACAAAGCAGGGATTGAACAGTAGCAAGGACGAAAATCACATGTAATGCCTCGGTTATATAAAGCCACCAAAAACTAATGTAAAAGGGGAGGGGGGAACACACAatcaatactaaaaaaaaaaagagagatacAAAGCTTTTCAAaggatttttgcattttttttcacTTCCTGCCTTTATtgctctttttatttttatttttgaatctaTTGCATGTGTAAACCCCAAATTATGCCTGGGCTAAAACAAAACCCCAAACCCAAATAACCCTAAACTAAACTCTAAATAAACCTACCCCAAAACACAAACCCAACAACCCTAAGCCCACTAAACCGACCCAAGACCTTAACatacagaaaaaaaaagaaagaaataaaccCTAGCCACTGTCAGAGCCTAGCCACCGCCTCTGCTGCCACCTCCATGTCACATCCACCGCCCTCCACTTGCACCTGCAGAGTAGATGAAGAAAAGACAATTAGTAATAAGCAAAGGcttgtaaatggctataaaagccaagcgAAAATGTATTGAACGATTTGGCATTTTTTAGCAAATACAAAAACACTTGACAACTTTTTTAGATCTAAATACATACAAAAGCAGTGATCTCAGTAATAACAAATCAGGAGAATAATCCCAAATCGGAGactcaaaatatcaaaatcaaaaaccaaaaaaCATAAGGtgatcttatttattttattttttttcttttttcttttctttctattttttgaaTCTAACCCTAcccatatatacacatatcaaaGGCTCATAAAAagcacaaaataaaaataaaaaaagggtacCTTTTCGGAGTTGCGGCCACCGGAGTCCGACGGCAACCTTGCGACAATCCGACGATCCCATTTGGCCTGCTACTAGGTTTACCCAGAGAGGGAAAGAGAGGGCTGAGATTTTTTTGTTTCAAAGAAGAGAGATGattatttcttttcaaaatttttggccttttatagccccacaaaaacgacgtcgtttcatttGAGGGGGTTAAACGCCAAAACGGCACCATTTAGGCGCCGACCCGAGGACCCGACTCGCTCCACtaaggatccgcatgttttttcGACGGAAAGGCTATTTGCGCGTTCAACCCTTccgtatttttttacttttaaatttcgttttttttttgcttttaatttaTGCCTAGAAATTTTATTTCTTTGCCAATTTAGTCCCTTTGAAGCTGCGCGTTTTGGGACAAAGGGTTATTACCCATTTTAGTCCTTCCTGGTCGTTTGCGTGTGCGAATTAATCccctcttcttttatttattacgaATTCGCCCCAGAATTTTGTTTTCAGATTCAATTATGTCCTTTCTATTACTTTTGATTGTTTTAttacattatttatattattatatttgcatttatatttattttattctaatgccattattattatcacttctattattattactattattattactattattattatatattagtgtatatttttatgtatatatatatttatatatagtattgtttttctattactttaatttaatatttttattatatttgctttttgtatttctatattattattattattattattattatatagtagtgtgtatttctattatatacgtatatatgtatatttatatatatagtattattatttaccttactttaatattattgttattattattatcatctttgtAATTACTATTACCATTGTATTatgactattattatattttcattttcttattacTCATctacaggggcgaagccagaacaattttTTTGGGGaggcgaatgaaattttaattttttatagtctatatatttataattttaaaaggattaaattaaatttttataattttaagggggccaaagtgtaattttacctttactaatttaaaattttaaaaaaatctaaagggCCTCTatggaaattttccattttaggggggccaggACCATGCCTGCCCCCCTGGTTTCGCCCCTGCTCATCTATTATGTttcttatctatttatattttcattattatactatatctattatttattagcattttactattactattattagtattagcGTTTTTTATCAATACTTATATGTATGTATTAGgtttttttaatactatatttttaATACCGTACATGTTGTGTATATTCTTAATActatattgtgtatatatatttttaataactatattatgtatatatttcgtatatatatcatgtatatatattatattttatgtatatatcttcaatatcacattattcatacattctttatatTATCCCATGTAAATACTTTCAATACTATATTATGCCTGTATTTTCATCTATATTAGATATATGCTTTTCATACTTGATACTATTATTATTTctagtatgtatatattatgtatatattgtttttactacatatatattttttatttctattattacgtatatattttaatacatatatgtatatatatttatgtatcgttattattagttattttttatatattattactgtTTTCAATAAATAtcgtatatatttttaatctagcatcatatattttacatatatatgttccccactatttcatattattattattatccttttatcactatttttattattatcaatattattaacattatcGTTTTCATTATCGTTTTCATTATTTTGTCATTGTcttatatttattcatttatgtattcgcttatttcattttccttacgcttttgttttatattttattaaccTTGTTTTTATTTCATCCTTTTGCTCATACTATTGTATTTGACATTATCGCACCTATCATTATGTTATTATACGtgttaatattataatttgcttttatattttactataaatcgCATCATTTTTTGCTCGCTACCTCAAAATAATTCTTTCgtaaaagtaatattccgtatttggtaattagAGACGATCGTgacctaacttactgggtttcaatttttcgcatttaacttaaataacggaatactcttttaaatcacAATATGAGCTTTGAAAAATACTTATTTTCGAAGATACGAGGTGTAGTGCTCTAACTTACCGactatgacattttgttatctagAAATAAAAGTTTTcgcaaataaaggcaatatttagTGTTCGAAAATTCGAAAAAACGTTccggtttcgattttcctcgttcatcCTAACTAACCGAAGATCCTtttaaaagaagttaaaataaagtaaaagggggatttttcaaaacaaaaaaaaagaatatcaATCAAATACAAAAAATAGCAGAGATTCAAGTAAAATCGAAACTTTTCGAATacaaagaaaatagagaaaacacTCAAAGATTGAAGGTGATTTACTATTcatattctttttcttcttgcTTTGAAGGTACTTTTtcgttaaaacaaataaaagagagATTCCAAAGACATTTACCTGCGGTCTCGTTCGTCAGAGGCCATTCTCTGGCTTGGATATCGGACCAAAGGGGGTGAATGGGTCTCCTCTTGTTTTTACACGACTTGGGTCATGAGCCACGGCAGAGGTGGAGGCGTGAACGCCGGTGATACCCATGAGCAACCAAAAGCGGGGGCCAAGGTTTAGTCTGTGTTcagttgaaagaaaatcaaaagggGATTAGAAGGAAGCCCTAGCAGAGGAAAGATTGAAAACCCTTTTTAAATATTGTCAGATTTGGTTCAAATGGTTTTGACAAACAAAATTGATTGGTATTTTAAATATAAGGAAACGGTGTTGTTTGGGTAAAGGAGTAAGGGTCTGCGCATTCCCTTATAAAATGGGTAATTTGCGCGGTCAATACTCCTCGTTTGCCCTGCTGTTTATTTAGGCCTTGtttatccttttttatttttttaaacattttcctGGGAATTTCATGTCAATTGCATTTTAGTCCACGTTGAAGCATCGCGTTTTGGTGATTTgggttatttaatttttaatcctCGTTTGTTTGTGCGTATTTTATTCTCGTCCTTGACTCTGTCTTAAtaatttgatttgtttataaattatcctcttgattttgattttgtctcAATTGAGTTTTTTCTTAGTTTATGTAATTCTTTTAgtccttaaaaaaaaaagattttaacaTTTTACTTTGAACTATTTCTTTGATTTTACATTAGTTTAGTTCGttatttttaaactttcatttgtatatttttaattgctttattATATAGTCAATTTACTTTAGAAttctcttctatttctttgttttaaagttttatatgACGTTTATTTTAAATACCcttatacattattatttttatatatattatttatattaaactattttttaatttaatttatgtatattagatatatatattgttttgtatATAACTTACCTTAATTCTTTACTTGCGTAAtacttgttttaaaaattaatttatatatattattattctacATAtgatttattgttattgttattcttatgatttatttcaaatttttacatgtatcaattactttaaaatttttatacatataatttatctttaaatgttttatatattgtCAATCTCAAATtccttttcttctaatttttttacattattcatatttatttaaaagcttGATACATTTTTATTCGCTTTATTTTTAAATCATCTTTCATTAATCTTAAATTATAGACGTTGGTATTTGAATAGAGCCTGTTGTGAGATTATTGACATTAACTGTATTTCGATTTATAGATTTATATCTCTTATATTATTGCCAttcatttgtatattattttatccATGTATATTGTCCATTTGAAACCCcctttttatattctttatttataatggtttcatttgttatttattttaaatcgtTCTATTcacttcaaaatttttcatatattattttgtttcattCTTTTGTGATTATTATTGTTGATCTCTTAAAATAGTGTATTATGTGAACATGTCCATTAGGTGCTCTagaaattatttgttaatatgtCGTTAACGTTCATTGACCTAGCATTtaattcatgtattattattttgtgCTCTACATTCCCTTTTGTTTCATTTCGTTTAAATCATATTGCACATTAACTTCAAAAGTATTTATCTAAATATGGGTCGttttatttcaaacaaaataaatgcaCATTGCTAAATGTCGCATTCGTTTTTATTCAAAGTAATGCAATATTTCACGTTTCGAGAATTCAAGAAATtataccctaacttactgggtttcgattttcttgttaaacctaaaaagccaaatatccttttagatttcaaaatacacaaattttcgATAAAGATTAAAGGCAAATTTGCTCCCGAAGATTTGAATGTCGCGTTCTAACTTATGGGATGTGGCACCTTACTATCTCGGGACGAGTAAGTTTTTGATGCTCATTTCAACGTAATTCAAGCATTTTAAAATTAGCATTcataaaaagggatcgtatttttaattcttttcgagtttttaaatttcgacattaagacattaattaatcaattaggtaccaattttgggcgtcatgagagtgctaatctttcctcgtacgtaactgactcccgaacccattttctcaaatttcgtacaccaaaatcgttgtttaaataaatcaaatcatttattaaaaacaaccacttttacgaggtgacccgatcacacgtcatcaaaaaagatcggtggcgactctcgttttctcgttttcatttccaaaataaagtcGACCTCGTTttccaaaaaaatggtttcgacattagtaaaaagatttaaacaaattatagtactaaaaaaagtattttataacttttctatattttttattattttttattttttatcatttttcacaaCATATCATACTGTATTGCGACACGTTatgactttaactaaaaaaatttggGGGTCGTTAACTTTAAGGGTCAAcggttaaagttaatggtcaaaggGTATTTTTTAtacacttttataatttttttaattatttttataaattttacaattttattataattttttactatattttatttttttataatttttaaaaaataatatttaaacatttttattaaaatttaatcatttttataacttttcgtaatttttatttttataatttttttccacGTGTTACGCCGTGATTATGACATGGGTGGCTTTAATTGGAAAAAATTAGGGGTAGCTAACTTTAATGGTAAATCATTAAAGTTTATTGTTAAAGGgcttttttgatatattttgacaGTTCAAGTGCTCAattaagtgcaaaaaaaaaaaagaagaaggcaagagtttgaattttttttttgaaaaattttgagtgtCTTTTTTATAGGTTTTGAAAGTTtaaataccaaattgaataaaaaaaagtagaaacttaattatttttttgaaaaagatttagggttttttacATCCTTAAGCTAAAAATATATATCTatttaaaaaaacacacacacacatagatcaaattttaaacatgtgAATTTGTCACGTAAATAActtgtcaatttttttaatatgatagAATCAAATTGTTCATATAGAAAATacaaatatgtttaaaatttgatcCCCATATCAAATTTGACTTGGCATCCAACTTATAAGCTTATGTTTAGGCTAAATAAAAGATTTGATTGATATGATATTAGTACTTCAAgaatctcttcttcttttttcaagttacaatttacaataattattataaattttaaattaaataagttacggAACTCAAATTAACTTACCTACACCTAATTTACATAGGTATAGCTCGAACTTGAACACTTATAATCTCAAAGCTTCAAAAGTATCATTTTGTTAgagataatattttatatactatCGGTGTATGAACCTTATGCACCATCAATGTACCAAAAATtactatattaataaaaaaatatttaaaaatttaaagacttTTTAATaagtacttaaaattttatttaagcataATTATAATTCTACCTTTTATAATTTTCTCTTATTCCTCCTTATGCattaatatagaaaaaaatgCTTAGGGTtcattaaatcttaaattttttttgaaatttataagaAATTTCATATATTAACTGAAGCGATAACTACAATAATATC
The Gossypium hirsutum isolate 1008001.06 chromosome A07, Gossypium_hirsutum_v2.1, whole genome shotgun sequence genome window above contains:
- the LOC107941910 gene encoding uncharacterized protein isoform X1 is translated as MYFYCIGVMATEFIIFYEISLLKRYDTLSIDNEREHVCSHSYMVMDAYKRALYRCHVICTCLSWCLFAAIASRSNQHHHHHHRDHRNNEGNPAVQSRRLTSTPSSSSSSSKTSVHVTALDGLVNVNSLFTVAVFVGLSLTTPGQHSLENRAPCDAGVDVAKKLLVFEVVSFSFFLFSSLVAQGLKLAINLLNSKDVDEAFRAHINLKVLRFGMMGSAVGSVMGCLFLMLSMVNVIEIRLGMLSCGSKSSVHAAAALVALVSSALLVYISTAVYAFLH
- the LOC107941910 gene encoding uncharacterized protein isoform X3, whose product is MDVFLLHWGNGNRIYHILWSNQHHHHHHRDHRNNEGNPAVQSRRLTSTPSSSSSSSKTSVHVTALDGLVNVNSLFTVAVFVGLSLTTPGQHSLENRAPCDAGVDVAKKLLVFEVVSFSFFLFSSLVAQGLKLAINLLNSKDVDEAFRAHINLKVLRFGMMGSAVGSVMGCLFLMLSMVNVIEIRLGMLSCGSKSSVHAAAALVALVSSALLVYISTAVYAFLH
- the LOC107941910 gene encoding uncharacterized protein isoform X2, with product MVDKFGLDLGIRLQGWLESRVMDVFLLHWGNGNRIYHILWSNQHHHHHHRDHRNNEGNPAVQSRRLTSTPSSSSSSSKTSVHVTALDGLVNVNSLFTVAVFVGLSLTTPGQHSLENRAPCDAGVDVAKKLLVFEVVSFSFFLFSSLVAQGLKLAINLLNSKDVDEAFRAHINLKVLRFGMMGSAVGSVMGCLFLMLSMVNVIEIRLGMLSCGSKSSVHAAAALVALVSSALLVYISTAVYAFLH